The following are from one region of the Dreissena polymorpha isolate Duluth1 chromosome 2, UMN_Dpol_1.0, whole genome shotgun sequence genome:
- the LOC127865587 gene encoding mitochondrial coenzyme A transporter SLC25A42-like, whose protein sequence is MFPGRRWSELFHSGQEHCWSGGQVTDSQRRQMGCPTSNVDMADMSAADTGSKTLLSARDLTSWARIDARWSELRRADHGACQHTCQQNEPNEAQCSMYPQCGHEMSPWSSTELSFLDKDTNFDSDHTRISPKQKSEDPDVLGHLSEQIKSSLAGYNSSDSQWILLHVFYLLKSNFVVHAAEKDPPLSGTDTSNGQLSSHLTGENLNANIVTGHGAINTGVSVRRRGQIFLRSSHPHINGNGEHFHHEEHHINQKVSNRHKILTSLMAGGLAGAIAKTTIAPLDRTKINFQTSDQKFSPRRAVEFIKRVYQTEGFRALWRGNSATMVRVVPYAAIQYSAHEQYKLLFNKGSNKKHLPPVRRAMAGSLAGITATSLTYPLDFARARMAVTAKERYGNLLIVFRTVWREEGWRIFMKGYTPTVLGSCIYSGISFFTYETLKKEHASYSMGVDPTPFTRWCFGACAGILGQCTSYPLDIVRRRMQTAGVTGHSADYTTILRTALSVYRSEGLKGGLYKGLSMNWIKGPISAGISFMVFETVQRWLRKFPVFHIDE, encoded by the exons ATGTTCCCAGGCAGGAGATGGTCAGAGCTGTTTCATTCTGGACAGGAGCACTGCTGGTCAGGAGGTCAGGTGACTGATAGTCAGCGTAGACAGATGGGTTGTCCCACAAGCAATGTGGATATGGCAGACATGAGTGCAGCTGACACGGGCTCTAAGACCTTGCTGAGTGCTAGAGATCTTACATCGTGGGCCCGCATTGATGCCAGGTGGTCAGAATTGAGGAGGGCTGATCATGGTGCATGCCAGCATACTTGCCAACAAAATGAGCCAAATGAAGCCCAATGTTCAATGTATCCACAATGTGGTCATGAAATGTCACCATGGTCTTCCACTGAACTTTCTTTTCTTGATAAAGATACAAATTTTGATAGTGATCATACCAGAATATCACCTAAACAAAAAAGTGAGGATCCAGATGTACTAGGACATTTATCCGAGCAAATAAAGTCATCTTTAGCAGGATATAATTCTTCAGACTCTCAATGGATATTACTCCATGTATTTTACCTCCTAAAAAGTAATTTTGTTGTGCATGCTGCTGAAAAAGACCCACCACTTAGTGGAACAGACACGTCCAATGGTCAACTGTCCAGTCATCTGACTGGAGAAAACCTCAATGCCAACATTGTCACAGGTCATGGCGCCATTAATACAG GAGTTTCAGTCAGAAGGCGGGGTCAGATATTCCTAAGGTCTAGTCATCCCCACATCAACGGTAATGGAGAACACTTTCACCACGAGGAACACCATATCAACCAGAAG GTGTCCAACAGACACAAAATCCTCACGTCTCTAATGGCTGGGGGCCTGGCAGGGGCGATTGCTAAAACTACCATTGCTCCTCTAGACAGAACTAAAATCAACTTCCAAA CCTCCGATCAAAAGTTTTCTCCCAGGAGGGCGGTGGAGTTCATCAAGCGGGTATACCAGACAGAGGGATTCCGGGCGCTGTGGCGGGGCAACTCAGCCACCATGGTGAGGGTTGTACCATACGCTGCCATCCAGTACTCGGCACATGAGCAGTATAAGCTGCTTTTTAACAAGGGTAGCAACAAGAA ACACTTGCCACCTGTACGGAGAGCCATGGCTGGGTCCCTTGCAGGTATTACTGCAACTAGTCTAACCTATCCACTAGACTTCGCAAGGGCTCGCATGGCAGTTACTGCCAAGGAAAG GTATGGTAACCTGCTGATTGTGTTCCGCACTGTTTGGAGGGAAGAGGGCTGGAGGATATTCATGAAAGGCTACACTCCAACTGTTCTTGGCTCCTGCATCTACTCTGGCATTAGCTTTTTCACATATGAAACACTCAAAAAAGAACATGCAA GTTACTCCATGGGTGTGGATCCCACTCCATTCACTCGCTGGTGTTTTGGCGCATGTGCAGGCATCCTTGGTCAGTGCACGTCGTACCCACTGGACATTGTCAGGAGACGCATGCAGACTGCAG GTGTGACGGGCCACTCGGCAGACTACACGACCATTTTGAGAACCGCCCTCAGTGTGTACCGCAGTGAGGGGCTCAAGGGGGGCCTCTACAAGGGGCTAAGCATGAACTGGATCAAGGGGCCCATCTCTGCTGGGATCAGCTTCATGGTGTTTGAGACAGTACAGCGGTGGCTCAGAAAGTTCCCTGTCTTCCACATCGACGAGTAG